Proteins found in one Ornithorhynchus anatinus isolate Pmale09 chromosome 8, mOrnAna1.pri.v4, whole genome shotgun sequence genomic segment:
- the C8H20orf85 gene encoding uncharacterized protein C20orf85 homolog: MAQKGHPVPPQLNFVAQDQIWRCHIKTELEAAKKWPHKWGFLTPPFEKLVKHESEEPLPKPEIMPQEHLQVQPVIPVEKYIKISPSPPIPKTTQGFIGWRSTVPGLELDHYYQIRSCKGAFSKQLNWPAEGTN, translated from the exons ATGGCCCAGAAAGGCCACCCCGTCCCCCCGCAGTTGAACTTCGTGGCCCAGGACCAGATCTG GAGATGCCACATTAAAACTGAATTGGAAGCAGCAAAAAAATGGCCCCACAAATGGGGATTTTTAACACCACCATTTGAGAAG TTGGTGAAGCATGAAAGCGAAGAACCACTGCCGAAACCTGAAATAATGCCACAAGAACACTTGCAAGTCCAACCTGTGATCCCAGTGGAAAAATACATTAAG atctctccatctcctcctatcCCTAAGACAACTCAAGGATTTATTGGCTGGAGGTCCACTGTCCCAGGTCTGGAACTCGATCATTACTATCAGATCAGAAGCTGCAAAGGAGCTTTTTCAAAGCAACTCAATTGGCCAGCTGAAGGCACAAACTGA